The Castellaniella sp. genome includes a window with the following:
- a CDS encoding isochorismatase family protein has product MKYMDLSQALLSADTSLLLIVDMQEKLLPAIQDADALCVRVGRLAQAARLVSVPVMATEHWPEKIGPTHAGLLLPDDSVVTKTHFNACREPEFLQDWPAGRRRVLLTGTEAHICVLQTGLGLAQAGYDPVLVVDGIGSRRSADLQAACHRWRRYGLETITSEMAMYEWLETPENPAFRQVLSLVK; this is encoded by the coding sequence ATGAAATACATGGACTTGAGCCAGGCCCTGCTATCGGCGGATACCAGCTTGCTGCTGATTGTGGATATGCAGGAAAAACTGCTGCCCGCCATCCAGGATGCGGATGCCTTGTGCGTCCGGGTGGGGCGGCTGGCCCAGGCGGCGCGGTTGGTGTCCGTGCCGGTCATGGCGACTGAGCATTGGCCTGAGAAAATCGGGCCTACACATGCTGGTTTATTGTTACCAGACGATAGTGTCGTGACCAAGACCCACTTCAATGCCTGCCGCGAACCTGAATTTCTGCAGGATTGGCCAGCAGGTCGTCGCCGGGTGCTGCTGACCGGCACCGAGGCGCATATCTGCGTGCTGCAGACCGGCTTGGGGCTGGCACAGGCCGGTTACGACCCTGTGTTGGTGGTTGATGGGATTGGGTCGCGCCGGTCTGCGGACCTGCAAGCAGCCTGCCACCGCTGGCGCCGCTATGGACTGGAGACCATCACCTCGGAAATGGCCATGTATGAGTGGCTGGAAACCCCTGAAAATCCTGCATTCCGGCAGGTACTGTCACTGGTTAAGTAA
- the minD gene encoding septum site-determining protein MinD, producing the protein MARIVVVTSGKGGVGKTTTSASFSAGLAMRGHKTAVIDFDVGLRNLDLIMGCERRVVYDFVNVIQGEASLNQALIRDKQLDNLYILPASQTRDKDALTREGVEKVLTDLQAMDFEYIVCDSPAGIETGAVMASYFADDALVVTNPEVSSVRDSDRILGILSAKSRRAEQGDEPIREHLLLTRYNAKRVADGEMLSLGDIEDILRIRLIGVIPESEIVLQASNEGIPAIHKDNSDVAHAYQDVVARYLGEEKPLRFVNYEKPGLLKRLFGGK; encoded by the coding sequence ATGGCGCGCATTGTTGTAGTCACCTCCGGCAAAGGCGGGGTCGGCAAAACCACCACCAGTGCCAGCTTTTCAGCCGGGCTGGCCATGCGTGGCCACAAGACCGCAGTGATTGACTTCGACGTCGGCCTGCGCAATCTGGACTTGATCATGGGTTGCGAACGCCGGGTCGTGTATGACTTCGTCAACGTCATCCAAGGCGAAGCCAGCCTGAATCAGGCCCTGATCCGCGACAAGCAGCTGGATAATCTATATATCCTGCCGGCCTCCCAGACCCGGGACAAGGACGCCCTGACCCGCGAAGGCGTGGAAAAAGTCCTGACCGATCTGCAGGCCATGGATTTTGAATACATCGTCTGTGATTCTCCGGCCGGCATCGAGACCGGGGCCGTCATGGCCTCGTATTTTGCCGATGATGCCCTGGTGGTGACCAACCCGGAAGTCTCCTCGGTGCGGGACTCCGACCGTATCCTGGGCATCCTGTCCGCCAAGTCCCGCCGCGCCGAACAGGGCGACGAACCGATCCGGGAACACCTGCTGCTGACCCGCTACAACGCCAAGCGCGTGGCGGATGGCGAAATGCTGTCGCTGGGCGACATCGAAGACATTCTGCGCATCCGCCTGATTGGCGTGATCCCAGAATCCGAAATCGTGCTGCAGGCCTCCAACGAAGGCATTCCGGCCATCCACAAAGACAATTCCGACGTGGCCCACGCCTACCAGGACGTCGTCGCCCGCTATCTGGGCGAAGAAAAACCACTGCGTTTTGTCAACTATGAAAAGCCCGGCCTGTTAAAGCGGCTTTTCGGGGGGAAATAA
- a CDS encoding AEC family transporter yields MDMLLTLLNIVLPVFAVAVLGFAFGRRQARAPDMSFINYANVMVFCPALVFSALVANPVDLGQGWPLVVAGILIIIIPGLLLAGVRCAGISRTAFLVPGMFRNTGNIGIPLMMLAYGKEMLGDIIVLFVLSNLLHFSLGLFLLSRGTNRWLWLRNPNIWAALLGVLLAPHRAWIPDFVTTSIDLTGQIAIPLMLFGLGVRLSQDRIEQLGLALRINGLYLLAGLLTLPLVLWLLPLTPAWARMVALSVMLPPAVLNYLLCEQYRVEPRTVASVVLLGNVLSVVTIPLVVWATLTWI; encoded by the coding sequence ATGGATATGCTGCTGACGTTGTTGAACATTGTGTTGCCGGTGTTTGCGGTGGCGGTCCTGGGGTTTGCCTTTGGGCGGCGCCAGGCGCGGGCGCCCGACATGAGCTTCATCAACTATGCCAATGTAATGGTGTTTTGCCCGGCATTGGTGTTTTCTGCGCTGGTGGCCAATCCGGTGGACCTGGGCCAGGGCTGGCCCCTGGTGGTGGCCGGGATACTGATCATCATCATCCCGGGGCTGCTGTTGGCCGGAGTGCGCTGTGCAGGAATATCCCGGACCGCATTTTTGGTGCCGGGTATGTTCCGCAATACCGGCAATATCGGCATTCCCCTGATGATGCTGGCCTATGGCAAGGAGATGCTGGGCGACATTATCGTGCTGTTCGTGCTGTCCAATTTGTTGCACTTTTCCTTGGGGCTGTTCTTGCTGTCGCGCGGCACCAACCGTTGGCTGTGGCTGCGCAATCCCAATATCTGGGCGGCCTTGTTGGGGGTGCTGCTGGCGCCGCACCGAGCGTGGATTCCTGATTTTGTCACGACTTCTATAGACCTGACCGGGCAGATCGCGATTCCGCTGATGCTGTTTGGTCTGGGGGTGCGTCTGTCGCAGGATCGCATCGAACAGCTGGGCCTGGCGCTGCGCATCAATGGCCTGTATCTGCTGGCGGGCCTGCTGACCCTGCCGCTGGTGCTGTGGCTGTTGCCGTTGACTCCGGCCTGGGCTCGCATGGTGGCGCTGTCGGTCATGCTGCCGCCGGCGGTACTGAATTACCTGCTGTGCGAACAGTACCGGGTGGAACCCCGCACCGTGGCCAGCGTGGTATTGCTGGGCAATGTGCTGTCTGTCGTCACCATCCCGTTGGTGGTATGGGCGACGCTGACGTGGATCTAG
- a CDS encoding cytochrome d ubiquinol oxidase subunit II translates to MIDSLAALVGLGAQDPAFWMPLALMGMFFFILVAGVLLDGFDIGVGCVSLVAPAALRPRMLSLLNPWRDANEFWLFLGVGLLAAAFPYAWSQTLGRLYIPLSLLGLGTLLRSVCFEWRLRAPAQQQGRWQFGFGLGAVLVAFSHGYLLAQVAVAYEAGAGYTGFALLMGACAVAIYGLLGASWLMMREAGELRVRAVGWARRTLRWSAVGAVGISVVLDFSNAGVFLKWGDGDHWWAVGLVWGVLLLCFVLTEMTLQRMIAQSYRASALPYALVLVICLLLLGGLAYSFFPYVVLDEVTLWDAAAPVLTLRLTLSAAVIAFPVALIFNLWVYWRMLGRSRPPVPPDFHA, encoded by the coding sequence ATGATTGATTCGCTGGCTGCACTGGTGGGCCTGGGGGCGCAAGACCCTGCTTTTTGGATGCCCTTGGCGCTGATGGGCATGTTTTTTTTCATTCTGGTGGCAGGGGTGCTGCTGGATGGTTTCGATATTGGCGTGGGCTGCGTGTCCCTGGTGGCGCCCGCAGCCTTGCGCCCGCGCATGCTGTCTTTGTTGAATCCCTGGCGCGACGCCAACGAGTTCTGGCTGTTTCTGGGGGTGGGGTTGTTGGCGGCGGCTTTTCCGTATGCCTGGTCCCAGACCCTGGGCCGTTTGTATATTCCCTTGTCTTTGCTGGGGCTGGGTACTTTGCTGCGCTCGGTGTGCTTCGAATGGCGCTTGCGTGCGCCAGCGCAGCAGCAGGGCCGCTGGCAGTTCGGTTTTGGTCTGGGGGCTGTGTTGGTCGCCTTTTCACATGGCTATCTGCTGGCCCAGGTGGCCGTGGCCTACGAGGCCGGCGCTGGCTATACCGGGTTTGCGCTCCTGATGGGTGCCTGCGCGGTTGCTATCTATGGCTTGTTGGGGGCGTCCTGGCTGATGATGCGCGAGGCAGGAGAGCTGCGCGTGCGGGCCGTGGGTTGGGCGCGGCGCACTCTGCGCTGGAGCGCAGTCGGGGCCGTCGGAATTTCGGTGGTGCTGGATTTTTCCAACGCCGGGGTGTTTCTGAAATGGGGTGATGGGGATCACTGGTGGGCCGTGGGTCTAGTCTGGGGGGTATTGCTGCTGTGCTTCGTCCTGACCGAAATGACCTTGCAGCGCATGATCGCCCAAAGCTACCGGGCCTCGGCCCTGCCTTACGCCCTGGTGCTGGTCATTTGCCTGTTGCTCCTTGGCGGACTGGCCTATAGTTTTTTCCCCTATGTGGTGCTGGACGAGGTCACTTTGTGGGATGCGGCGGCGCCCGTGCTGACCTTGCGTCTGACCTTGTCAGCTGCCGTGATCGCCTTTCCCGTCGCCTTGATTTTCAATCTATGGGTGTATTGGCGCATGCTGGGGCGTTCGCGCCCGCCTGTCCCGCCGGATTTTCATGCCTGA
- a CDS encoding glutamine--tRNA ligase/YqeY domain fusion protein: MTTEPALVSNFLRTIIDNDLKSGQYQGRQWAPPPSPAAVRLAGAIDPARIRTRFPPEPNGYLHIGHAKSICLNFGLARDYQGICHLRFDDTNPEKEEDEYVRAIIELVQWLGFSWTVDGAEHQYFASDYFETLYQFAESLVQAGHAYVDEQSADQMRATRGTLTEPGTNSPWRDRPMAESLALLRDMRAGKYPDGALALRARIDMGSPNINLRDPVLYRIRHASHHRTGDAWCIYPMYSWAHPVEDALEGITHSICTLEFEDQRPYYDWILERLTELGQLAAPLPRQYEFARLNLSYVVTSKRKLRQLVLEGHVQGWDDPRLPTLAGLRRRGYTPGSIRLFCDRIGVSKADSRIDYSVLEQALRDDLDPVAARAVAVLDPIKLIITNFPADLTEPCSAPVNPHDHDGPRREFPLTRELWIERDDFREDPPKKYFRLFPGNLVRLKYGYVVRCTGFLKNEQGEITEVHCEYLPETRSGTPGADAIKVKGAITWVSAAHAVAAEVRLYDRLFREAHPDRGDQDFLQAINPDSCRTVQGWLEPGIQAEPGHCWQFERLGYFVADRHDSSIERPVINRAITLRDTWI, translated from the coding sequence ATGACCACCGAACCAGCGCTTGTTTCCAATTTTCTGCGCACCATCATCGACAACGACCTGAAATCAGGCCAGTATCAGGGACGCCAATGGGCGCCGCCGCCCAGCCCGGCAGCGGTACGCCTCGCGGGTGCCATCGATCCCGCCCGCATCCGCACGCGCTTCCCGCCCGAACCCAACGGCTATCTGCACATCGGCCACGCCAAGAGCATTTGCCTGAATTTCGGCTTGGCCCGCGATTACCAGGGCATCTGCCATCTGCGCTTCGACGACACCAACCCCGAGAAAGAAGAAGACGAATACGTTCGTGCCATCATCGAACTCGTGCAGTGGTTGGGCTTCAGCTGGACCGTGGATGGCGCCGAGCACCAATACTTTGCCAGCGACTACTTCGAAACGCTGTACCAGTTTGCCGAATCCCTGGTGCAGGCGGGCCACGCCTATGTCGACGAGCAGTCCGCCGACCAGATGCGCGCCACCCGCGGCACTCTGACCGAACCAGGCACCAACTCGCCCTGGCGCGACCGTCCCATGGCTGAATCCCTGGCGCTGCTGCGCGATATGCGGGCAGGAAAATACCCCGATGGCGCCCTGGCACTGCGTGCGCGCATCGACATGGGCTCGCCCAACATCAACCTGCGCGATCCGGTCCTGTACCGCATCCGCCACGCCAGCCACCACCGGACAGGCGATGCCTGGTGCATCTACCCCATGTACAGCTGGGCACACCCGGTCGAAGATGCCCTCGAAGGCATTACGCACAGCATCTGCACGCTAGAATTCGAAGACCAGCGCCCGTACTACGACTGGATACTCGAACGCCTGACCGAACTCGGCCAGTTGGCGGCACCGCTGCCGCGCCAGTACGAATTCGCCCGCTTGAACCTCAGCTACGTCGTGACCAGCAAACGCAAGCTGCGCCAGCTTGTTCTTGAAGGCCATGTGCAGGGCTGGGACGACCCCCGCCTGCCCACCCTGGCGGGCCTGCGGCGCCGTGGCTATACCCCGGGTTCCATCCGTCTGTTTTGCGACCGCATCGGGGTCTCCAAGGCGGATTCCCGCATTGATTACAGCGTGCTTGAACAGGCTTTGCGCGATGATCTCGACCCCGTGGCCGCACGCGCGGTGGCCGTGCTGGACCCGATCAAACTCATCATCACCAATTTCCCGGCCGACCTCACGGAGCCCTGTTCGGCGCCAGTCAATCCGCATGACCACGACGGCCCTCGGCGCGAATTCCCGCTGACGCGCGAACTCTGGATCGAACGCGATGATTTCCGCGAAGATCCCCCTAAAAAATACTTCCGCTTGTTTCCCGGCAACCTGGTCCGCCTGAAATACGGCTACGTGGTGCGCTGTACCGGCTTTCTGAAGAACGAGCAGGGCGAGATCACCGAAGTTCACTGCGAATACCTGCCCGAGACGCGCAGCGGCACCCCCGGCGCCGACGCCATCAAGGTCAAGGGCGCCATCACCTGGGTCAGCGCAGCACATGCCGTGGCTGCCGAGGTTCGCCTGTACGACCGCCTGTTTCGCGAAGCCCACCCCGACCGCGGGGATCAGGATTTCCTGCAAGCCATCAACCCGGACTCCTGCCGCACCGTGCAGGGCTGGCTGGAACCCGGCATCCAGGCTGAACCGGGCCATTGCTGGCAATTCGAGCGCCTGGGCTACTTCGTCGCCGACCGGCACGACTCCAGCATCGAACGTCCCGTGATCAATCGTGCCATCACCCTGCGCGATACCTGGATCTGA
- a CDS encoding glycine zipper 2TM domain-containing protein codes for MTIHTLGKFGAVLLLAGAMAGCSSWDNMSHRQKSAVTGAGIGGVAGAVITGGGVLGTVGGAAIGGVVGDQVGKKK; via the coding sequence ATGACCATTCATACCCTTGGAAAATTCGGTGCAGTATTGCTGCTGGCAGGCGCCATGGCGGGTTGTTCCTCTTGGGATAACATGAGCCACCGCCAGAAATCCGCAGTCACGGGCGCGGGTATCGGTGGGGTGGCAGGCGCCGTCATCACCGGGGGCGGAGTCCTGGGCACGGTCGGTGGCGCTGCCATCGGTGGTGTTGTCGGTGATCAGGTCGGAAAAAAGAAATAA
- a CDS encoding acyl-CoA dehydrogenase C-terminal domain-containing protein codes for MPDYKAPLRDLKFVRDELLNYPDHYQSLPGCEDATPDMVNAILEEGAKFCQEVLAPLNQVGDHEGCTWSADGVTTPKGFKAAYAQYIEGGWPALSHDPAHGGQGLPESLGMAISELMGEANWAWGMYPGLSHGAMNTLQAHGTPEQQKTYLEPLVSGKWTGTMCLTEAHCGTDLGMLRTKAEPQADGSHKISGTKIFISAGEHDMAENIVHIVLARLPDAPAGTKGISLFIVPKFMPDGQGGLGARNAVSCGSIEHKMGIHGNATCVMNFDGATGFLIGPANKGLNCMFTFMNTARLGTAIQGLAHAEVAFQGANAYAHERLQMRALSGAKFPDQPADPIIVHPDVRRMLLTIKAFAEGNRALLYYAAQQVDIEHYSQDAEARETAEKLLSFLTPIAKAFMTETGFEAANHGVQIFGGHGYIAEHGMEQNVRDSRISMLYEGTTGIQALDLLGRKVLMTQGEILRAFTKVVHKFCKAQSGNRAISEFVKPLAELNKEWGSLTMKIGMSAMTNRDAVGAASVDYLMYSGYVTLAYFWADMARVAAEKIKAGEGDKAFYQAKLHTARFYFTRILPRTLAHAEAMKAGPAVLLDLPAEDFALGY; via the coding sequence ATGCCTGACTACAAAGCCCCCCTGCGTGACCTGAAGTTCGTGCGCGACGAGCTCCTGAACTACCCCGATCACTACCAATCTTTACCGGGCTGCGAGGACGCGACGCCCGATATGGTCAATGCCATTCTTGAAGAAGGCGCAAAATTCTGCCAGGAAGTCCTGGCTCCGCTCAACCAGGTCGGCGACCACGAGGGCTGCACTTGGTCGGCTGATGGTGTCACCACCCCGAAAGGTTTCAAAGCAGCCTATGCCCAGTACATCGAGGGCGGCTGGCCGGCGCTGTCGCATGACCCGGCCCATGGCGGCCAGGGCCTGCCCGAATCCCTGGGCATGGCGATCAGCGAGCTGATGGGCGAGGCCAATTGGGCCTGGGGCATGTACCCTGGCCTGTCGCATGGCGCCATGAATACCTTGCAGGCGCATGGCACCCCAGAGCAACAAAAGACCTACCTGGAGCCGCTGGTGTCCGGCAAATGGACCGGCACGATGTGCCTGACCGAGGCGCATTGCGGCACCGACCTGGGGATGCTGCGCACCAAGGCCGAACCCCAGGCCGACGGCAGCCACAAAATCAGCGGCACCAAGATCTTTATTTCAGCGGGTGAACACGATATGGCGGAAAACATCGTGCATATCGTGCTGGCCCGTCTGCCGGATGCGCCTGCGGGCACCAAGGGCATCTCGTTGTTCATCGTGCCTAAGTTCATGCCGGACGGGCAGGGTGGCCTGGGCGCTCGCAACGCGGTCAGTTGCGGCTCTATCGAGCACAAGATGGGGATTCATGGCAATGCCACGTGCGTGATGAATTTCGATGGCGCCACGGGCTTTCTGATCGGCCCGGCCAATAAAGGCCTGAACTGCATGTTCACTTTCATGAACACGGCACGCCTGGGCACCGCGATCCAGGGCCTGGCGCACGCCGAGGTCGCCTTCCAGGGGGCCAATGCCTATGCCCACGAGCGCCTGCAGATGCGCGCCCTGAGCGGCGCCAAATTCCCCGATCAGCCCGCCGACCCCATCATCGTGCACCCGGATGTGCGCCGCATGCTGCTGACCATCAAGGCCTTTGCCGAGGGGAACCGGGCCTTGCTGTATTACGCCGCGCAGCAGGTCGATATCGAGCATTACAGCCAGGATGCCGAGGCTCGGGAAACGGCTGAAAAACTGCTCAGTTTCCTGACGCCGATCGCCAAGGCCTTCATGACGGAAACCGGTTTCGAGGCTGCCAATCATGGGGTGCAGATATTCGGCGGGCATGGCTACATCGCCGAACATGGCATGGAGCAGAATGTGCGTGATAGCCGTATTTCCATGCTCTACGAGGGTACGACCGGCATTCAGGCGCTGGATCTGCTGGGGCGCAAGGTCCTGATGACGCAAGGCGAGATTTTGCGTGCCTTCACCAAAGTCGTGCACAAGTTCTGCAAGGCCCAAAGCGGTAACCGGGCGATCTCGGAATTCGTCAAGCCCTTGGCCGAACTGAATAAGGAATGGGGCAGCTTGACCATGAAGATCGGCATGTCGGCGATGACCAATCGCGACGCGGTGGGGGCGGCCTCGGTCGATTATCTGATGTATTCCGGCTATGTGACGCTGGCGTATTTTTGGGCCGACATGGCACGAGTGGCGGCTGAAAAGATCAAGGCCGGCGAAGGTGACAAGGCTTTTTATCAGGCCAAGCTGCATACGGCCCGGTTCTATTTCACCCGTATCTTGCCGCGTACCTTGGCGCATGCCGAAGCCATGAAGGCCGGTCCCGCAGTCCTGCTGGATCTGCCTGCCGAGGACTTCGCACTGGGCTATTGA
- a CDS encoding cytochrome ubiquinol oxidase subunit I: protein MTQTAWVLSLTQFYLSLGFLLFFLALELGLVWVLFILRLRARRTGAAMLAYRFWVRVYALTLTIGFAASLPLLLQLGTLWQGLMDRAGEIIGPLLAMAVLTTFIFKSCFLGAMLYGQRGLSNLAHMIVVGMVALGTSLTAWWVVVLLAWLQWPVGAVLVEQHYQISSWLAVMNGAAPALFGVLLTGGLMLAATMILAITAQRARIRPSDAGDRAMFAGAIGLLLLAVVAQAGLAARLGSQLLPVQPARLAAVIPQWHSGTPDPIALLARLDVANGRNTWAWLGALPPTGWLAPSVAPDAAEAATGSMIQGLDDLIGMRPPVWPTYLSSRLTVGLMMLLGLMGLWGLWRAWRLGFEPDKLNGMGRFSLRSMAWVALLAQALGWGHLMIGSLPYAVYGTVTLREIGTAQSNGGLWLMLGLQVLVYGALILGFRQLLGHTLRYGVVPVARHRGRA from the coding sequence ATGACTCAAACTGCATGGGTTCTGTCGCTGACCCAGTTCTACCTCAGCCTGGGCTTTCTGTTGTTCTTCCTGGCGTTGGAACTCGGCCTGGTGTGGGTGCTGTTTATTTTGCGCCTGCGCGCCCGCCGTACAGGGGCTGCGATGCTGGCATATCGCTTCTGGGTGCGCGTCTATGCGCTGACCCTCACGATTGGGTTTGCCGCCAGTTTGCCGCTGCTTCTGCAGCTGGGCACGCTGTGGCAGGGCCTGATGGATCGTGCGGGTGAAATCATCGGGCCCTTGCTGGCCATGGCGGTGCTGACCACCTTTATCTTCAAGTCCTGCTTTTTGGGGGCCATGCTGTATGGTCAGCGTGGTCTGTCCAATCTTGCACACATGATCGTGGTCGGCATGGTGGCGCTGGGCACCTCGTTGACCGCCTGGTGGGTGGTCGTCTTGCTGGCTTGGCTGCAGTGGCCCGTGGGGGCCGTGCTGGTAGAGCAACACTATCAGATCAGTAGCTGGCTGGCTGTCATGAATGGGGCTGCGCCTGCCTTGTTTGGCGTCCTGCTGACGGGGGGGCTGATGCTCGCCGCGACCATGATTCTGGCGATTACCGCGCAGCGTGCCCGGATACGGCCCAGTGACGCTGGCGATCGGGCGATGTTTGCCGGTGCCATCGGGCTGCTGTTGCTGGCGGTGGTGGCCCAGGCAGGACTGGCCGCCCGTCTGGGCAGCCAATTGCTGCCGGTACAGCCTGCGCGTCTGGCGGCTGTCATCCCCCAGTGGCATAGCGGCACGCCCGACCCGATTGCGCTGCTGGCCCGACTGGATGTTGCCAATGGGCGCAATACCTGGGCCTGGCTGGGGGCCTTGCCGCCGACTGGCTGGCTGGCGCCGTCGGTGGCCCCGGATGCGGCTGAAGCCGCCACGGGGTCGATGATCCAGGGTTTGGATGACTTGATTGGCATGCGTCCGCCAGTCTGGCCTACTTATCTCAGTTCGCGGCTCACAGTCGGCCTGATGATGCTCTTGGGCCTGATGGGGCTGTGGGGGCTGTGGCGGGCGTGGCGTCTGGGTTTCGAACCCGACAAGCTCAACGGCATGGGGCGCTTCAGCCTGCGTTCGATGGCCTGGGTGGCGCTGCTGGCCCAGGCGTTGGGCTGGGGCCATCTCATGATTGGCAGCCTGCCTTATGCGGTCTATGGCACGGTCACCCTGCGCGAGATCGGCACGGCGCAGAGCAATGGCGGCCTGTGGCTGATGCTGGGCTTGCAGGTGCTGGTGTATGGCGCTTTGATTCTGGGATTTCGGCAGTTGTTGGGGCATACGCTGCGCTATGGCGTGGTGCCGGTTGCCCGTCATCGGGGGCGCGCATGA
- a CDS encoding glycosyltransferase family 2 protein, whose protein sequence is MACWRHLFTVLTPTYNRAHTLERVYHSLREQSFQDFEWVVVDDGSTDHTRDLIQAWQAEASFPIRYVWQTNQHKKTAFNNGVRQARGEWLVAIDSDDELDPNALYQMASVWDQISPAQRHRYVAITGLCARPDGQIVGDMYPQDVMDITSLDMTFRHHVRGEKFGCLRTDVLRQFPFPEDIPGFVPESLVWRAIARAGYLTRFVNQVFRVYHDSADSLSRQGRSSDGARHALGLWLLAYDTVECCLPWLRYQPMTFLAAAARYTRFSLHLRRRHVTRPTGRRLTHLLSRCLVACMWPIGAGLFVRDCFSIGAAGRTML, encoded by the coding sequence ATGGCATGTTGGCGTCATTTGTTTACCGTGCTTACCCCCACCTACAATCGGGCCCACACCCTAGAGCGTGTATATCATTCCCTGCGCGAACAGTCCTTTCAGGACTTTGAATGGGTGGTGGTGGACGATGGTTCCACCGACCATACCCGGGATCTGATCCAGGCGTGGCAGGCCGAGGCCAGCTTTCCGATCCGTTATGTCTGGCAAACCAATCAGCACAAGAAAACCGCGTTCAACAACGGGGTGCGGCAGGCGCGTGGCGAATGGCTGGTGGCGATTGACAGCGATGATGAGCTGGACCCCAATGCCTTGTATCAGATGGCATCAGTGTGGGACCAGATTTCTCCGGCGCAACGCCATCGCTATGTGGCGATTACCGGTTTGTGTGCCCGACCCGATGGGCAAATCGTGGGAGATATGTATCCGCAGGATGTGATGGATATCACTTCGTTGGACATGACGTTTCGGCATCATGTGCGGGGCGAGAAATTCGGTTGCCTGCGTACCGATGTGCTGCGTCAGTTTCCTTTTCCGGAAGATATCCCCGGCTTTGTGCCCGAAAGCCTGGTTTGGCGGGCAATCGCTCGGGCGGGCTACCTGACCCGTTTCGTCAATCAGGTTTTCCGGGTCTATCACGACAGTGCCGATAGCCTGTCGCGCCAGGGCCGCAGCTCGGATGGCGCCCGGCATGCCTTGGGCCTGTGGTTGCTGGCCTATGACACGGTAGAGTGCTGTCTGCCCTGGCTGCGCTATCAGCCGATGACATTTTTGGCCGCCGCCGCCCGATATACGCGGTTTTCCCTGCATTTGCGGCGGCGCCACGTGACTCGGCCCACGGGACGGCGGCTGACGCATCTGCTGTCGCGTTGTCTGGTGGCGTGCATGTGGCCGATCGGGGCGGGGCTATTTGTGCGTGATTGCTTTTCTATCGGCGCGGCGGGGCGCACGATGTTGTAG
- the minC gene encoding septum site-determining protein MinC: MASRSDVLDFKSATLYMVRAVLHTADTAALLQALEQRLQQAGAFYENEPVILDAQALGQAPDWAALAAALRRHHLHPIGVQAQAALLPSILQAGLAPLVASTGRTTGPSTVEPQPPASPPVPPETPAQADSGSDLPVSGHTLVIRHPLRSGQRIYAKGSDLIVMGLVSQGAEVIADGHIHVYGPLRGKAIAGAQGRTDAMIMTTQLDPELLAIAGVYRIIETRLPDTLHNHPAQVHLDGDTLRIREI, from the coding sequence ATGGCATCCCGATCCGACGTTCTGGACTTTAAAAGCGCTACCCTGTATATGGTGCGCGCCGTCTTGCACACCGCTGATACTGCGGCCCTGCTGCAGGCGCTGGAGCAGCGCCTGCAGCAGGCAGGCGCCTTCTACGAAAACGAGCCCGTCATTCTGGATGCTCAGGCGCTGGGCCAAGCCCCCGATTGGGCAGCACTGGCTGCCGCCCTGCGGCGGCACCATCTGCACCCCATCGGCGTCCAGGCCCAGGCGGCGCTGCTGCCCTCCATCCTGCAGGCGGGCCTGGCCCCCCTGGTGGCCTCGACCGGCCGCACCACCGGACCCAGCACCGTAGAGCCCCAGCCTCCTGCCAGCCCACCGGTCCCGCCAGAAACACCCGCCCAGGCTGACAGCGGCAGCGACCTGCCGGTTTCAGGCCATACGCTGGTCATCCGCCATCCGCTGCGCTCAGGCCAGCGCATCTACGCCAAGGGCAGCGACCTGATCGTCATGGGACTGGTCAGCCAAGGGGCCGAAGTCATCGCCGACGGCCATATCCACGTTTATGGCCCGCTACGCGGCAAGGCCATCGCCGGCGCCCAGGGCCGTACCGACGCAATGATCATGACCACCCAACTGGACCCGGAACTGCTGGCCATCGCGGGCGTCTACCGGATCATCGAGACCCGGCTACCGGACACCTTGCACAATCACCCGGCCCAAGTGCATCTGGATGGAGACACCTTGCGCATCCGCGAAATTTAA